The following proteins are encoded in a genomic region of Streptomyces gobiensis:
- a CDS encoding 30S ribosomal protein bS22: protein MGSVIKKRRKRMAKKKHRKLLKRTRVQRRNKK, encoded by the coding sequence GTGGGCTCTGTTATCAAGAAGCGGCGCAAGCGGATGGCGAAGAAGAAGCACCGCAAGCTGCTCAAGCGCACGCGTGTGCAGCGCCGCAACAAGAAGTAA